In a genomic window of Prochlorococcus marinus str. GP2:
- a CDS encoding LL-diaminopimelate aminotransferase — translation MVQVNENYLKLKAGYLFPEIAKRVKKYSQSNQTSNIIKLGIGDVTEPLPKACIDAMGKALNEMGTSEGFMGYGPEQGYSWLREKISEHDFISRGCEILPEEIFISDGSKCDSSNILDILGKDNSIAVTDPVYPVYVDSNVMTGRTGNANENGTYQGLTYLAINEENDFLPEIPKNKVDIVYLCFPNNPTGATLTKEDLKKWVDYALQNKSLILFDAAYEAFIQDNHIPHSIYEIEGAKDCAIEFRSFSKNAGFTGVRCAYTVVPKKLLGFSSKNEEIDLWPLWNRRQSTKFNGVSYIVQKGAEAVYSQEGKKEVRGLINFYMENAKIMKNKLQIAGYKVYGGENAPYIWIKVPNKMTSWDFFDFLLQKVGVVGTPGSGFGLSGEGYFRLSAFNSRANVIDAMERIINI, via the coding sequence GTGGTTCAAGTAAACGAAAACTATTTAAAACTCAAAGCTGGCTATTTATTTCCTGAAATTGCTAAAAGGGTAAAAAAATACTCCCAGTCAAATCAGACTTCAAACATAATTAAACTTGGAATAGGAGACGTTACAGAACCGTTACCTAAGGCCTGCATAGATGCTATGGGTAAAGCTTTAAATGAAATGGGTACATCTGAAGGCTTTATGGGTTACGGACCAGAACAAGGTTACTCTTGGCTTAGAGAAAAAATATCTGAGCATGATTTTATCTCAAGAGGTTGTGAAATTTTACCTGAAGAAATCTTTATTTCAGATGGTTCAAAATGTGATAGTAGTAATATTTTAGATATTCTTGGAAAAGATAATTCAATTGCTGTAACAGATCCTGTCTACCCTGTTTATGTAGACAGTAACGTTATGACAGGAAGAACTGGCAATGCTAATGAAAATGGTACTTATCAAGGATTGACATATCTCGCAATTAATGAGGAAAACGACTTTCTGCCAGAAATACCAAAAAATAAAGTTGATATCGTATATCTTTGTTTCCCGAATAATCCTACCGGTGCAACTTTAACTAAAGAAGACTTAAAAAAGTGGGTTGACTATGCTCTTCAAAACAAATCTTTAATACTTTTTGATGCAGCTTATGAAGCATTTATTCAAGACAATCATATTCCTCATTCTATATATGAAATTGAAGGTGCTAAGGATTGTGCTATAGAATTTAGATCTTTCTCAAAGAATGCAGGATTCACAGGGGTAAGATGTGCTTATACAGTTGTACCTAAAAAACTTTTAGGATTTAGTTCAAAAAATGAGGAAATAGACTTATGGCCTCTCTGGAATAGACGACAATCTACAAAATTTAATGGAGTTAGCTATATAGTTCAAAAAGGGGCAGAAGCTGTTTATTCGCAAGAAGGAAAGAAAGAAGTTAGAGGTTTAATAAATTTTTATATGGAAAATGCAAAAATTATGAAAAACAAGTTACAGATTGCAGGATATAAAGTTTATGGTGGAGAAAATGCTCCATATATCTGGATCAAAGTCCCTAACAAGATGACATCTTGGGACTTTTTTGATTTCCTTCTTCAAAAAGTTGGTGTTGTAGGCACACCTGGGAGCGGTTTTGGATTATCAGGGGAGGGTTATTTTCGTTTATCAGCATTTAACTCTAGAGCAAATGTCATTGATGCAATGGAAAGAATAATTAATATATAA
- a CDS encoding Rne/Rng family ribonuclease, which translates to MSQQIIIAEQARIAALLTDDRVDELIVAQGQYQIGDIFLGTVENVLPGIDAAFINIGESEKNGFIHVSDLGPLRLKKGTFGITELLEPKQKVLVQVIKEPTGSKGPRLTGSISIPGKYSILQPYGQGVNISRKINTETERSRLKALGVLIKPPSTGLLFRTEAEKIKEELLIEDLENLIQQWENIIKASETSNPPNLIKRDDDFSLKILRDYIQSSTKKIIIDSNFSVERAKDFLINYDSNVDIKYHDNNLNQHILETYEIKKAIQKALQPRVDLPSGGYIIIEPTEALTVIDVNSGSFTRSANSRQTVLWTNCEAAVEISRQLKLRNIGGVVVVDFIDMESRRDQFQLLEHFTSAIKDDTARPQIAQLTELGLVELTRKRQGQNIYELFGKKCSSCDGTGHVEDKLNFETSNLKVKNIEETPDKSNNLKPLNIDTSQSTEKPEEISENEFLHNKNLNNEDSLIKKENNHLNTQNSKEKNIITVDLTNDEKIVFSQLGINPLIKLGKEYLTSNNFVRLKDNNENEKTLDNKKTKGKKTKKSSKSIESTEIEIEANANSKDYLQKEINENDKVASLDKNDEIELIEDIKNARKKRRRSSASIE; encoded by the coding sequence ATGTCTCAGCAAATTATCATCGCTGAGCAGGCTCGAATAGCAGCACTACTCACAGATGATCGAGTTGATGAATTAATCGTCGCACAAGGCCAATATCAAATTGGCGATATTTTTTTAGGAACAGTTGAAAATGTTCTCCCTGGAATTGATGCCGCCTTTATAAATATTGGTGAAAGTGAGAAAAATGGATTTATCCATGTATCAGATCTTGGTCCATTAAGACTAAAAAAAGGAACATTCGGAATAACTGAATTATTAGAACCAAAACAAAAAGTTCTTGTACAGGTAATAAAGGAACCCACAGGATCTAAAGGGCCTAGACTTACCGGAAGTATTTCAATACCTGGGAAATACTCGATACTGCAACCATATGGACAAGGTGTGAATATTTCCAGAAAAATAAATACAGAAACAGAAAGAAGCCGTTTAAAAGCTCTTGGGGTTTTAATAAAACCTCCCAGCACAGGTTTGTTGTTTAGAACAGAGGCGGAAAAGATAAAAGAAGAACTACTTATTGAAGATTTAGAAAATTTAATACAACAATGGGAAAATATTATAAAAGCTTCTGAGACTTCAAATCCTCCAAATTTAATAAAACGAGATGATGATTTCTCACTTAAGATTTTAAGAGACTATATTCAATCTTCAACTAAAAAGATAATTATCGATAGTAATTTTTCGGTTGAAAGGGCAAAAGATTTTTTAATTAATTATGACTCAAATGTAGATATTAAATATCACGATAATAATTTAAATCAACATATTTTAGAAACGTATGAAATTAAAAAAGCAATACAAAAAGCTCTTCAACCTAGAGTAGATCTTCCTTCCGGAGGTTATATAATAATTGAACCAACTGAAGCCCTAACAGTAATTGATGTAAACTCTGGGTCATTTACAAGATCAGCCAACTCAAGACAAACTGTTTTGTGGACGAATTGCGAAGCAGCTGTAGAAATCTCAAGACAATTGAAATTAAGAAATATTGGTGGAGTTGTTGTTGTAGATTTTATAGATATGGAATCCAGAAGAGATCAATTCCAATTACTCGAGCATTTTACTTCTGCAATAAAAGATGATACTGCTAGGCCTCAGATAGCTCAGCTTACTGAATTAGGTTTAGTTGAGTTAACCAGAAAAAGACAAGGTCAAAATATATATGAATTATTTGGAAAGAAATGTTCTTCTTGCGATGGTACAGGCCATGTTGAAGATAAATTGAATTTTGAAACTTCTAATCTAAAAGTTAAAAATATAGAAGAGACTCCTGATAAATCAAACAACTTAAAACCTTTAAATATTGATACTTCCCAATCAACTGAAAAACCAGAAGAAATATCTGAAAATGAATTTCTTCATAACAAGAACCTTAATAATGAAGATTCTCTTATCAAAAAAGAAAATAATCATTTGAATACACAGAATTCAAAAGAAAAAAATATTATTACTGTTGATCTCACGAATGATGAAAAAATTGTTTTCAGTCAATTAGGTATTAACCCACTAATAAAGTTGGGTAAAGAATATCTCACTAGTAATAATTTTGTGCGCTTGAAGGATAATAATGAAAACGAAAAAACTTTAGATAATAAAAAAACAAAAGGGAAAAAAACAAAAAAATCATCAAAATCTATAGAATCCACAGAGATTGAAATTGAAGCAAATGCAAATTCCAAAGATTATTTACAAAAAGAAATTAATGAGAATGATAAAGTTGCATCTTTAGATAAAAATGATGAAATTGAACTCATTGAAGATATTAAAAATGCAAGAAAAAAAAGGAGAAGATCATCAGCAAGTATTGAATAA